In Labeo rohita strain BAU-BD-2019 chromosome 16, IGBB_LRoh.1.0, whole genome shotgun sequence, one DNA window encodes the following:
- the LOC127178440 gene encoding RIIa domain-containing protein 1-like isoform X2 — MAERNTLQKLDFSALSPEQQEKLHHFKVKTRVANEKYLRSHPEVEMLLSDFLRGVFLKRPTDIREFAADHFSDPGLPKKIHAQMNIHNT; from the exons ATGGCGGagagaaacacactgcaaaaacTCGATTTCAGCGCTTTAAGTCCCGAGCAGCAAGAAAAGCTGCATCACTTCAAG GTCAAGACCCGGGTAgctaatgaaaaatatttaaggtCTCATCCAGAGGTGGAAATGTTACTAAGTGACTTCTTAAG GGGTGTGTTTCTGAAAAGGCCTACAGATATTCGTGAATTTGCAGCAG ATCATTTCAGTGACCCAGGACTGCCGAAGAAAATCCATGCGCAAATGAATATCCATAATACGTGA